One Pararhizobium sp. IMCC3301 DNA segment encodes these proteins:
- a CDS encoding BtpA/SgcQ family protein yields the protein MIFDFFDKKKKAVIAMAHIGAMPGSPLYDADGGMEKLVSDVLSDIEKLQDGGVDAIMFGNENDRPYLLKASTESVAAMTNIVAAVKPVLKVPFGVNYLWDPTASVAIAAAVGASFVREIFTGVFASDMGVWAPDCATPLRMRRNLGCDNLKLLFNINAEFAHSLDLRPIGLRAKSAVFSSLADAILVSGPITGQPADGSQLREAVEAIEGAVPVFANTGVNIDNVDDVMSVASGCIIGTHFKVDGNTWNPVDASRVKRFMDKVDGLR from the coding sequence ATGATATTCGACTTTTTTGACAAGAAGAAAAAGGCCGTCATTGCCATGGCTCACATCGGAGCGATGCCAGGGTCACCGCTTTACGACGCCGATGGCGGCATGGAAAAGCTTGTCTCAGATGTCCTCTCAGATATCGAAAAATTACAGGATGGTGGTGTCGACGCGATCATGTTCGGCAATGAAAATGATCGGCCATACCTTCTGAAAGCGAGCACGGAAAGCGTTGCGGCCATGACCAATATCGTCGCTGCCGTAAAGCCCGTCCTGAAAGTCCCGTTCGGGGTCAATTATCTGTGGGATCCGACCGCAAGCGTTGCCATTGCCGCCGCTGTCGGCGCGTCTTTTGTCCGCGAGATTTTCACAGGCGTGTTTGCATCCGATATGGGTGTATGGGCGCCGGATTGCGCCACCCCTCTGCGCATGCGTCGCAATCTTGGCTGTGACAATTTGAAGCTGCTCTTCAACATCAATGCGGAGTTTGCGCATTCGCTGGATTTGCGGCCTATTGGCCTGCGGGCCAAGTCCGCAGTATTCTCGTCACTGGCTGATGCAATTCTGGTCTCCGGTCCGATAACGGGCCAACCGGCCGACGGGTCTCAACTGCGTGAAGCTGTTGAGGCAATTGAAGGAGCCGTTCCTGTATTCGCCAATACCGGTGTCAATATCGACAATGTAGACGACGTGATGTCGGTGGCGTCAGGCTGCATCATCGGTACGCATTTCAAGGTGGATGGCAATACGTGGAACCCGGTTGACGCGAGCCGGGTCAAACGTTTCATGGATAAGGTGGACGGATTGCGTTGA